The DNA window CCCGGAGGGTGGCGGCTGGCGCGTCGCGACCACCACCCTCAACAACGAGCGGGTCGCGATCGGTTCCCGCGCGGGTGCGCCGCGGGAAGGTGGTCACATCGGCAAGGTCGCCGACGCCTGGCGCGACGACCCGGCGCTGCGCAACCCTGCGATGCACGACCAGCTGATGCGGCTGTGGGTGGAGGCGGAGGTCCTTCGGCTCGCCGGCGAACGGCTGCGGCAACAGGCCGCCACCGGTCAGCCCGGCCCCGAGGGTGCCGGCATGAAGGTGGCGTTCGCCAAGCTGGCACAAGCGATTTCGGGCTTCGAGATCGAGCTGCACGGCGAAGCGGGGCTGCTCTACGACGACTGGACCATGCGCAGGCCCGAGACGGTCGACCTGGTCGGTCGCGAGCCGGGCTACCGCTACCTGCGGGCGCGCGGCAACTCGATCGAGGGCGGCACGTCGGAGATCCTGCGCAACACCATCGCCGAGCGGATCCTCGGCCTGCCCGGCGAACATCGCGTCGACAAGGACGTCGCCTGGAAGGACCTGCCCCGATGAGCGCGCACACCGCCGACCTGCTGTACTCCGACACCGAAGAGGCACTGCGGGCCGGCGTCCGTCAGCTGTTCGCCGAGCGGTGCCCGCCCGAATCGGTGGCCCGCGTCTATGACCCTGAACCACAGAACTTTTCGGGTGTGTGGCGCACACTGGCCGCCGAGCTGGGCGTCGCCGGCCTGCTGGTTCCGGAGTCGCTCGGCGGCGCCGGCGCGAGCGCGCGCGAGGCCGCCGTGGTCATGGAGGAGATCGGCCGGGCCGTGGCACCGGTGCCGTTTTTGTCCAGCGCGGTCCTCGCCACGATCGCACTGTCGCGGGCCGGGGACACCGAGACCGTGTCGGCGCTGGCCCAGGGCGAACTGACGGCGGCGTTGGTGGTGCCGCTGTCGAGCGCGCCGGGCGATCCGATCACAGTCGTCGGCGGCGACGCCGACGGACTGAGCGGGACCGTCACCAGCGTGGCCGGTGCCGACGTTGCCGACGTGCTGGTGGTCCCGGTCGCCGGCCCGGACGGGCTCGAGTTGCATACCGTAGCCCGCGATGCGGCGGGCGTGCGGATTTCACCGTTGCTCGCGCTCGATATGACCAGAACCCTTGCTGCCGTGTCGTTTTCGGGAACGCCGTCATCGCGAGCCGGGGCGGGCGACCAGTCGGTCACCGAAGCCATCCGGACCGGGGCGGCCCTGCTCGCCGCCGAGCAACTCGGGGTCGCCCAATGGTGCTTCGAGACCACGCTGCAGTACACCAGGGAACGCAGGCAGTTCGGCCGCACCATCGGCTCCTACCAGGCGATCAAGCACCGGTTGGCGGATCTGTGGTTCGAGGTCGGTGCCGCGACGGCCGCGGCCCGTTATGCCGCCGACACCTGCGCCCGGGGCGGGGAAGACGCGGACGCCGCGGCGGCCATCGCCCAGGCCTACTGCAGCGATGTCGCCGTGCATGCCGCCGAGGAGTGCGTACAGCTGCACGGCGGCATCGGCATGACCTGGGAATATCCCGCGCACCTGTACCTCAAGCGGGCCAAGAGCGACCAGTTGGCATTCGGCACCGCCTACCGGCACCGCGCCCGCCTGGCCGAATTGGTGGACCTGCCGGCGTTTTGACGCTCGGCGGCGCGCGCGATCACATCCTTTCGCTCGCGGTGATTTTTTACGCGTGCGCTGGCGAAAGTCGGCCGGGGCGCCCGAATCTCGCCGCGAGCTTCGCTGCAAGGCGCTCCGCCGGCGATAAGGTTTGCCGACCGGGCAGGTGGGGAGCGGCGAATGCGAGTGTTGCTGTCGGCGTACGACTCGCGCGGAGGCGTCGAGCCGCTGGCGGCGCTCGCGGTGCAGTTGCGGACACTCGGCATCGACGCACGGGTGAGCGCGCCGCCGGATGCCGAATTCGTTGAGCTGCTGGCCGGTGTCGGCGTGCAGATGCTGCCTTTCGGCGACTCACTGCGCGCGATGAAGACCGGGGCGACGCCCTCGGAGGAGGTCTTGCGCCGGCACCTGGACGGGTTGATCGCGGCCCAATTCGACACCGTGGCCGCCGCGGCACAGGGCTGCGATGCGTTGGTGGTGGCCGGCTTTCCGCCGGCCGCGGCCGCCGCCCGGTCGGCATCGGAAAGCCTGGGGATCCCGTACGTCTACGCGAGTTACCAGCCCACCATCCTGCCGTCGCCGCACCACCCGCCGCCGGCGTACGCGAACGGGCCGTTCGCTTTGGGCACGGTCGACAACCGGGTGCTGTGGCAACTCGATGGCCGCCACATGCAGGAGCTGTTCGGCGAGACGCTCAACGGTCACCGGGCGTCCCTCGGCCTGCCGCCGTTGGACAACCTGCGCGACTACGCGCTGACCGACTGCCCGTGGCTGGCGACGGATCCGATCCTGGACCCGTGGCGGCCCGGCGACCTCGACGTGGTCCAGACGGGCGCCTGGCTGCGGCGCGACGAACGCCCGCTGCCGGCCGAGTTGGTGACATTCCTCGAGGCCGGCGCACCGCCGGTCTACGTGGGTTTCGGCAGCATGCCCATGCGCGCCTCAGCGGACGTCGCCCGGACGGCCATCGAGGCGGTCCGCGCCCAGGGCCGCCGCGTCCTGGTGTCGCGCGGCTGGGCAGGGCTGGCCCCGATCGACGACCGGGACGACTGCTTCGCCGTCGGCGACGTCAACCACCAGGCGCTGTTCGGGCGGGTCGCCGCCGTCGTGCACCACGGTGGGGCGGGCACCACGACGGCCGCCGCCCGGGCCGGCGCGCCGCAGGTGGTGGTGCCCCAGGGCGCCGACCAGCCGTACTGGGCGGGCCGGGTGAGAGACCTGGGCATCGGCGCCGCCCACGACGGTCCCGCCCCGAGCACCGAGTCGCTCTCGGCGGCGCTCAAGGCGGCGCTGACCGAACCGGCCCGCGCGCGTGCGAGCGCGGTGGCCGCCACCATCCGCGCCGACGGCGCCGCGGTGGCGGCGAAGCTGCTGGTGAACGCGCTATCGCGGTAGCGCTGCGGCGAACACCGCCGTCATCGCGTCCCAATGCCGCTCGGCCGCGGCGGCGTCGTAGGGCGCGTTGTCCGGAACCGCGAATCCGTGGCCGG is part of the Mycobacterium mantenii genome and encodes:
- a CDS encoding acyl-CoA dehydrogenase family protein — its product is MSAHTADLLYSDTEEALRAGVRQLFAERCPPESVARVYDPEPQNFSGVWRTLAAELGVAGLLVPESLGGAGASAREAAVVMEEIGRAVAPVPFLSSAVLATIALSRAGDTETVSALAQGELTAALVVPLSSAPGDPITVVGGDADGLSGTVTSVAGADVADVLVVPVAGPDGLELHTVARDAAGVRISPLLALDMTRTLAAVSFSGTPSSRAGAGDQSVTEAIRTGAALLAAEQLGVAQWCFETTLQYTRERRQFGRTIGSYQAIKHRLADLWFEVGAATAAARYAADTCARGGEDADAAAAIAQAYCSDVAVHAAEECVQLHGGIGMTWEYPAHLYLKRAKSDQLAFGTAYRHRARLAELVDLPAF
- a CDS encoding glycosyltransferase produces the protein MRVLLSAYDSRGGVEPLAALAVQLRTLGIDARVSAPPDAEFVELLAGVGVQMLPFGDSLRAMKTGATPSEEVLRRHLDGLIAAQFDTVAAAAQGCDALVVAGFPPAAAAARSASESLGIPYVYASYQPTILPSPHHPPPAYANGPFALGTVDNRVLWQLDGRHMQELFGETLNGHRASLGLPPLDNLRDYALTDCPWLATDPILDPWRPGDLDVVQTGAWLRRDERPLPAELVTFLEAGAPPVYVGFGSMPMRASADVARTAIEAVRAQGRRVLVSRGWAGLAPIDDRDDCFAVGDVNHQALFGRVAAVVHHGGAGTTTAAARAGAPQVVVPQGADQPYWAGRVRDLGIGAAHDGPAPSTESLSAALKAALTEPARARASAVAATIRADGAAVAAKLLVNALSR